The Agarilytica rhodophyticola genome has a window encoding:
- a CDS encoding RICIN domain-containing protein, whose product MLRKMYYVLLLISISCAATAKNYYVSKNGNDNNSGAVNSPWKTIQKAASSVKAGDQVYISRGTYRGDVSIKHSGRSNAWISFDAKPGDEKRVVLEGGTFRIIKKSFIRVSGIKVQKTRAEGFYVEGPASHITLSNNHTFDTYGSGIGVWGVGWRKDPGKYENIRNVKILNNKIEKANNGGYNECITLSNGVVNFEISGNEVFNGGNPINGGEGIDVKLGAKNGVIKNNRVHHLTRRGIYLDAAGILPGYPKPFLKNIEIFNNRSWENEGQGIAIMTEGEGDIHDIRVYNNLLYNNTEDGIMIYDHPGGPGDVYDIEVVNNTMFGNPRFGILLNFPDSHRMIFRNNIAYNNGTDLRFEHGAYVASHNLSNVNPRFVNAAAGNFRLRPDSPAINAGTSQNAPAKDFDGDRRINPDIGAYEYHDRDSSNTEVKPPIGVTSLEIRHSNKCLDLDSGSPARGTNIHQWSCVEKNANQNFTIVSKNDGFYEIRTKNNKCLGVAGGSNTNGANVVQWDCVGARDQQFKLDNSNNGWFRIIARHSNKCLDVAGVSERNGANIYQWSCHGGDNQRFKFR is encoded by the coding sequence ATGTTAAGAAAGATGTATTATGTCTTGTTGCTTATATCTATAAGTTGCGCAGCTACTGCCAAAAATTATTATGTATCAAAAAATGGTAATGATAATAATTCAGGAGCCGTCAATTCTCCCTGGAAAACTATTCAAAAGGCGGCATCGTCAGTAAAAGCAGGTGACCAAGTGTATATTTCCAGAGGGACATATAGAGGAGATGTTTCTATTAAACATAGTGGTCGTTCTAACGCATGGATTAGTTTTGATGCAAAACCAGGTGACGAAAAGCGTGTGGTACTAGAAGGTGGAACTTTTAGAATTATTAAAAAAAGTTTTATTCGTGTATCGGGAATCAAAGTCCAAAAAACCCGTGCAGAGGGTTTTTATGTTGAAGGCCCTGCATCTCATATTACACTCTCGAATAACCATACCTTTGATACATATGGATCGGGCATAGGCGTATGGGGCGTAGGTTGGAGAAAAGACCCTGGCAAATATGAAAATATTCGTAATGTTAAGATATTAAATAACAAAATAGAGAAGGCTAATAATGGTGGTTATAATGAATGTATTACACTCTCTAATGGTGTGGTTAACTTTGAAATATCAGGTAATGAGGTATTTAATGGCGGTAATCCTATAAATGGAGGCGAAGGTATTGATGTTAAACTAGGCGCTAAAAATGGTGTTATTAAAAATAATCGTGTACACCATTTAACGCGCCGTGGAATTTATCTTGATGCAGCTGGGATTTTACCTGGGTATCCCAAACCATTTCTCAAAAATATAGAAATATTTAATAATCGTTCTTGGGAGAATGAAGGCCAGGGTATTGCTATTATGACTGAAGGTGAGGGTGATATACACGACATTCGAGTCTATAATAATCTACTTTATAATAACACTGAAGATGGTATTATGATTTATGATCACCCAGGTGGCCCTGGCGATGTTTACGATATTGAAGTTGTCAACAACACAATGTTTGGTAATCCTCGTTTTGGAATTTTATTAAATTTTCCCGACTCTCATCGTATGATATTCCGTAATAACATTGCCTATAATAACGGAACTGATTTGCGTTTTGAGCATGGTGCTTATGTTGCCTCTCATAATCTTAGTAACGTTAATCCACGCTTTGTTAATGCTGCAGCTGGAAATTTTAGGCTTAGACCTGATTCTCCTGCAATCAATGCGGGCACCTCACAAAATGCTCCTGCTAAAGATTTTGATGGCGATCGTCGTATTAACCCAGATATAGGGGCTTACGAATATCATGATCGTGATAGCTCGAATACAGAAGTTAAGCCTCCTATTGGTGTAACATCTTTAGAAATACGACATAGCAACAAATGTCTTGATTTGGACTCTGGTTCGCCTGCAAGAGGCACGAATATTCATCAATGGTCTTGTGTCGAGAAAAACGCTAATCAAAATTTTACTATAGTGTCGAAAAATGATGGGTTTTATGAAATCCGTACCAAAAACAATAAGTGTTTAGGGGTAGCCGGAGGTTCTAACACTAATGGGGCTAATGTAGTCCAGTGGGATTGTGTCGGTGCAAGAGATCAACAATTTAAACTTGATAACAGTAATAATGGCTGGTTTCGAATAATTGCTCGTCACAGTAATAAATGTTTAGATGTCGCAGGGGTATCAGAAAGAAATGGCGCTAATATTTATCAGTGGTCTTGTCATGGTGGAGACAATCAACGTTTTAAATTTCGTTAG